From the Solanum stenotomum isolate F172 chromosome 4, ASM1918654v1, whole genome shotgun sequence genome, one window contains:
- the LOC125861757 gene encoding protein BIG GRAIN 1-like A encodes MLCSLPLFVKPYYNRPIFHSIDHSGQEKKSRNFNSNSDSFRYGLNNRPKPIRTCISTNQEKFDHKHQYPKDLNFYDSSLSEEKFKHDEDDFKQTKSRALKKIKQPISPGGRLSNFLSSLFTNGKKAKISSNDENKKSKSTCSSCGHKTLDMDQQNVEAIKGINRNYVHEDHLKFHKNIEDEDDDYDEGASCASSDLFEIDIFSSIGSMGLPL; translated from the exons ATGTTATGCTCATTGCCTCTTTTTGTCAAACCCTATTATAATAGGCCTATTTTCCACTCCATTGACCATTCTGGCCaagagaagaaatcaagaaactttaattcaaatagtGACTCTTTTCGATATGGTCTTAATAATAGGCCTAAACCAATTAGAACTTGCATTTCAACTAACCAAGAAAAGTTTGATCACAAGCACCAATATCCCAAAGACCTCAACTTTTATG ATTCTTCTCTATCAGAGGAAAAATTTAAACATGATGAAGATGATTTTAAGCAGACAAAGTCAAGAGCTTTGAAGAAAATTAAGCAGCCCATTTCTCCTGGAGGTAGACTATCAAATTTCTTGAGCTCACTTTTTACAAATGGGAAAAAAGCAAAGATTTCCTCAAATGATGagaacaaaaaatcaaaatcaacttgTTCTTCATGTGGACACAAGACGTTGGATATGGACCAACAAAATGTGGAGGCTATAAAAGGAATTAATAGAAATTATGTTCATGAAGACCACCTAAAATTCCACAAGAAtattgaagatgaagatgatgattATGATGAAGGTGCAAGTTGTGCAAGTTCTGATCTGTTTGagattgatattttttcttccaTTGGATCAATGGGATTGCCTTTATGA